A single region of the Kwoniella botswanensis chromosome 1, complete sequence genome encodes:
- a CDS encoding biotin synthase produces MPALASKALRPTLIAPLVRGTRGHAVAVDPPYLPPNPTANTSSQARPRYVDGDVRHDWRRSEIQKIFDAPLMETIYRAATVHRMHQDASRIQLCTLMNIKTGGCTEDCKYCSQSSSYKTPTKASRLIDIEPVLKAAREAKENGSTRFCMGAAWRDLAGKKSGFEKILKMVSEVRGMGMEVCTTLGMLSPDQARRLKEAGLSAYNHNLDTSREFYPEVITSRTYDDRLATIEAVREAGISVCSGGILGLGEQDEDRVGLIHEVSRLPQHPESFPVNTLVPIEGTPLEKNDPVGVHTVLRTIATARIVLPRTIIRLAAGRHTFSETEQAMAFMAGANAIFTGERMLTTPCSGWDEDKAMLGRWGLRGQRSFEDSESVSTTPMMTKEQQALHGVSY; encoded by the exons ATGCCAGCCTTAGCTAGCAAAGCACTTCGACCGACCCTCATTGCACCTTTGGTGAGAGGTACAAGAGGGCACGCAGTGGCCGTCGATCCACCTTACCTCCCTCCCAACCCCACTGCCAACACCTCATCTCAAGCTAGGCCAAGATACGTTGATGGGGATGTTAGACACGATTGGAGGAGATCAGAGATCCAGAAAATATTCGATGCGCCTTTGATGGAAACTATCTACAGAGCT GCAACTGTCCATAGGATGCATCAGGATGCTTCGAGGATCCAATTATGTACCTTGATGAACatcaaga CCGGTGGATGTACAGAAGACTGTAAATACTGCTCTCAGTCATCATCTTACAAGACCCCAACAAAAGCATCAAGGTTAATCGATATCGAACCCGTGTTGAAAGCTGCTAGGGAAGCTAAGGAGAATGGTTCAACGAGATTCTGTATGGGCGCTGCCTGGAGGGATTTGGCGGGCAAGAAGAGTGGTTTCGAgaagatcttgaagatgGTCAGCGAGGTTAGAGGgatgggtatggaag TATGTACCACACTAGGTATGCTCTCGCCAGACCAAGCTCGACGATTGAAAGAAGCTGGTTTGAGCGCGTACAACCACAACCTTGACACTTCCAGAGAGTTCTACCCAGAG GTTATTACGTCCCGTACATACGATGATCGATTGGCTACTATCGAAGCAGTACGAGAAGCTGGTATCTCAGTTTGTTCAGGTGGTATTTTGGGTTTGGgagaacaggatgaagatagagTGGGATTGATCCATGAGGtctcgag ATTACCACAACACCCCGAATCGTTCCCTGTTAATACGCTTGTTCCTATCGAAGGTACTCCATTGGAAAAGAATGAC CCTGTCGGAGTCCACACTGTCCTCCGAACCATCGCTACTGCCCGTATAGTTTTACCCCGGACTATCATCAGGTTGGCTGCCGGACGACACACCTTTTCAGAGACTGAACAGGCTATG GCATTCATGGCAGGAGCCAACGCGATCTTTACCGGAGAACGAATGCTCACCACTCCATGTTCAGGATGGGACGAGGACAAAGCGATGTTGGGTAGATGGGGTTTGAGAGGTCAGAGATCATTCGAAGATTCAGAATCGGTATCTACCACaccgatgatgacgaaggaaCAACAAGCGTTACACGGTGTCAGCTATTAG